One window from the genome of Hydra vulgaris chromosome 02, alternate assembly HydraT2T_AEP encodes:
- the LOC136076911 gene encoding zinc finger MYM-type protein 5-like, producing MESTHNKEKNVFKTHNNKKPSGAQYRKRKAEKVDNLKKNYKKLENYYTSENSDCNKIKEGENVAHVLSDTSTSDEEDGIVSVGNVHYDEKDIDNENDDGQDGDVNDRTKETAIDYSDCGLWPIHRNIQFVDYVINISAIQVNLDTYQRDNRRRHFSNAHYNQKLSNGEVISRRWLVYSVSKDAVFCFCCKLFDFNMNLKLNGNGFNKWKNLTEALKIHENSKSRRNAYQLWIETEIRMKAGETIDKQEQKLIEKES from the coding sequence ATGGAGAGTActcataataaagaaaaaaatgtttttaaaactcataATAATAAGAAACCATCTGGTGCTCAATACAGAAAACGTAAAGCagaaaaagttgataatttgaagaaaaattataaaaaacttgaaaattattatacatCGGAAAATAgtgattgtaataaaataaaggaaGGAGAAAATGTTGCGCATGTACTTAGTGATACATCAACCAGCGATGAAGAAGACGGAATAGTATCAGTTGGAAATGTTCACTACGATGAAAAAGATATCGATAACGAAAATGATGATGGCCAAGATGGTGATGTAAATGATCGCACCAAAGAAACAGCAATCGATTACTCAGACTGTGGTTTGTGGCCAATTCATCGCAACATTCAATTTGTTGATTATGTAATTAATATAAGTGCAATACAAGTGAATTTGGACACATATCAACGCGATAATAGAAGACGACATTTTTCAAATGCTCATTACAACCAAAAACTTTCAAATGGTGAGGTTATTTCACGACGATGGCTTGTGTACTCAGTTTCTAAAGATGcggtattttgtttttgctgcaaactttttgatttcaacatgaatttaaagttaaacGGAAATGGATTCAATAAATGGAAGAATTTAACAGAAGCATTAAAAATTCACGAAAATAGTAAGTCACGCAGAAATGCTTATCAACTATGGATTGAGACAGAAATACGAATGAAAGCTGGTGAAACTATTGATAAACAAGAACAAAAACTAATCGAAAAGGAGAGTTAA
- the LOC136076037 gene encoding uncharacterized protein LOC136076037, with amino-acid sequence MSYSNSSIFRPNEVKKGGRGMYCCIPLCGSSFYNNNMEKTNIALFSFPNKEKKLDVYRAWCKEIFKYRRKGGADKFEIMKHTKVCEFHFRPEEIKVSSGCGKKTLKSGNEVPSIFSFKTPQDKLPRKSPCKKSKYPVFTTDIDTETHTIIDSTKNVDCENCKLLLSEKTIIEKKIEVCHESYRSLLEEYKTLKIINDQLKNNIFSFENFEKDDKYFNSFTGMKKEKFDILFEYLNPGNECENMKYYYPEHNSEEKLPEELFSSPSYSTPESKPGRKSKMKSVDQLFMFLTWLRLGFSLSFTSWLFKTPKSTVSRYLITWSNFIYLKLGAIPIWPNLDQLKHNMPKCFKETYPQTKVIIDCTELLCQRPSSLTIQRSLFSHYKHHVTYKGLVGIAPSGAVTFVSELFVGSISDIEIVKQSGLLQKELWESGDSIMADRGFLINDLLKPLGVTLNIPAFLNGRDQLSHEEVIESQTIAALRIHVERAIQRIKKNKQIRNEIPLVLYGSINQIWTVSCLLCNFMDPLIKQ; translated from the coding sequence ATGTCTTATTCCAACTCAAGCATTTTCAGACCAAATGAAGTGAAAAAAGGTGGAAGAGGGATGTATTGCTGTATTCCATTGTGCGGAAGTTCGTTTTATAACAACAATATGGAAAAGACTAACATTGCTCTATTTTCTTTCcctaacaaagaaaaaaaacttgatgtttaCAGAGCTTGGTGTaaggaaatatttaaatatagacgTAAAGGAGGTGctgataaatttgaaattatgaaACACACGAAAGTGTGTGAATTTCACTTTAGGCCTGAGGAAATAAAAGTTAGTTCAGGATGcggtaaaaaaactttaaaatcaggGAATGAAGTTCCTAGCATTTTTTCATTCAAGACACCACAAGATAAGTTACCTAGAAAATCTCCATGCAAAAAGTCGAAATATCCAGTGTTTACAACTGATATTGATACTGAAACTCATACAATAATCGATTCGACCAAAAACGTAGATTGTgaaaattgtaaacttttattatccGAAAAAAcaatcatagaaaaaaaaatagaagtatGTCATGAAAGTTACAGAAGCTTGCTTGaagaatataaaactttaaaaataataaacgaccagttgaaaaataatatttttagctttgaaaattttgaaaaagatgataAGTATTTCAACTCATTTACTGgcatgaaaaaagaaaaatttgacattttatttgaatatttaaatcctGGAAATGAATGTGAAAACATGAAATATTATTATCCTGAGCATAACTCTGAGGAAAAGTTACCTGAAGAATTATTTTCATCTCCTTCATATTCTACACCGGAATCCAAACCTGGTCGTAAGTCAAAAATGAAATCGGTTGATCaactatttatgtttttaacatggCTAAGACTTggtttttctttaagttttacttCCTGGTTATTTAAAACACCAAAATCTACTGTTTCAAGATACCTTATTACATGgtcaaattttatatatcttaaactTGGTGCTATACCAATTTGGCCAAATTTAGACCAACTTAAACATAATATGCCAAAATGCTTTAAAGAGACATATCCTCAAACGAAGGTTATTATTGATTGTACTGAGTTGCTTTGTCAAAGACCTTCCAGCCTAACGATTCAAAGAAGTCTGTTTTCACATTATAAGCATCACGTAACCTATAAAGGATTAGTTGGCATTGCTCCTTCTGGTGCAGTAACATTTGTTAGTGAACTATTTGTTGGCTCTATTTCTGATATTGAAATAGTTAAGCAATCAGGACTTTTGCAAAAAGAGCTATGGGAGAGTGGTGATTCTATAATGGCTGATAGgggttttttaattaatgatctGCTTAAGCCTTTAGGTGTAACACTGAATATTCCAGCCTTTTTAAATGGGAGAGATCAGCTATCACATGAAGAGGTtatagaaagtcaaacaataGCAGCTTTAAGAATTCATGTAGAACGTGCCATACAacgaattaagaaaaataaacaaatacgaAATGAAATACCTCTTGTTTTATATGGATCAATTAATCAAATCTGGACTGTAAGCTGTTTATTGTGTAACTTTATGGATCCTcttataaaacagtaa
- the LOC136076036 gene encoding zinc finger MYM-type protein 1-like: MAFRGSSDKLYAVNNGKFLGLVQLLAKFDPIMLNHVTLALKGYISDHYCGKTIQNEMIDIMASKLTNIIISKALKSTYYSIIADCTPDVSHKEQLSLTIRIVNISEYPIKINEHFLGFFNVNDTTGLGLTEIIIGALKDFGLNISFCRGQGYDNGANMKGKKIVLQKRILDLNPLAFYLPCGSHSLNLVICDTAQSSLNSINVFGIIQRLFTLFSASTSRWNVLLSHTTNFTLKRLCDTRWEAIIERLKAIRYQISKLCKQLQEKLTVNTKSEINGALLCDELISVQFFIKDKLSNVENEINTKEMTPLFILNFIKKHCLQKLYSNTWIVLRILLTIPVTVASGERSFSKLKLIKTYLRNTMLQDRLNSLSMLSIEQEIAENLDFSSLIRDFADKNARKVTF; encoded by the exons ATGGCCTTCAGAGGTTCTTCTGATAAATTGTATGCAGTTAATAACGGCAAATTTTTAGGGTTGGTACAATTACTCGCTAAATTTGATCCTATCATGTTAAACCACGTCACGCTAGCTCTTAAAGGATATATTTCTGATCATTACTGTGGAAAAACCATTCAAAATGAAATGATAGATATAATGGCATCAAAATTAACCAACATAATTATATCCAAAGCTCTAAAAAGTacatattattctattattgcTGACTGCACTCCTGACGTATCTCACAAAGAACAGCTCTCGCTTACGATTAGAATTGTAAATATATCAGAATatcctataaaaataaatgaacactTTCTTGGGTTTTTCAATGTTAACGACACGACAGGTCTTGGTTTAACAGAAATCATAATTGgagctttaaaagattttggaCTGAATATAAGCTTTTGTCGAGGGCAAGGTTACGATAACGGTGCAAATatgaaaggtaaaaaaatagttctGCAAAAGCGAATATTAGATTTGAATCCTTTGGCTTTTTATCTTCCGTGTGGAAGTCATTCTCTCAATTTGGTTATTTGTGACACAGCGCAGTCTTCACTAAATTCCATTAACGTTTTTGGCATAATACAAAGATTATTCACATTATTTTCTGCATCAACTTCACGCTGGAATGTTTTACTTAGTCATACAACAAACTTCACTCTTAAACGATTATGCGACACTCGTTGGGAAGCCATAATTGAGAGGCTCAAAGCCATCCGATACCAAATAAGCA AATTGTGTAAACaattacaagaaaaattaactGTAAATACAAAATCAGAAATTAATGGTGCTTTGCTATGCGACGAACTAATAAGTgtgcagttttttattaaagataaattaagcaatgttgaaaatgaaataaatacaaaagagATGACACCactttttatactaaattttattaaaaaacattgtctACAAAAGTTATATTCAAATACATGGATTGTTCTGCGCATTCTTCTTACAATACCTGTTACTGTTGCTAGTGGAGAACGTAGTTTTTCTAAACTAAAGTtaatcaaaacatatttaagaaatacCATGTTGCAAGATCGACTTAATTCTCTATCTATGTTATCAATCGAGCAAGAAATAGctgaaaatttagatttttctagTTTGATAAGAGATTTCGCGGACAAAAATGCTAgaaaagttacattttaa